aatgttttatgttattatCGAGCCTTGTAGGCTCTAGAATATTTTGGTTTGTCTATGTCATGATTGTGTCTGGCTGGCACATGTTTATGTTGTGTTTATTGAAGGCATATGTTGTGtattttgagtatttgattttctggtatGTCATATTTGTGGGAAGGTAATGCCGAAATTTTTATAGGCCCAAACGCAAATTTTTAACTCACTTTTCCACTGTTTACTGATTAATtatgattgcatgttaataAACCGTTATTAGGATAACGGGTCTCACATGGAATGCTAAAAGGAATTCAAGAGTAAATTCTAGCATTTGTGCAACAAAAAGCAACGTAGACGATCAAAGAGTTTTGACTTAAAAAACAAGagaatttaattcaattttccaTCCCTAAATGTTTATCTAAAATATTATACAGTCTCTAGTTCATGATCATACAAGCAACATATgctatataaaaaataaattccaAGCAACATATgctatataaaaaataaattccatggttctctcaaaaaaaatttgagttttccAAATATAGAAAGAAATGCAAGCTCTCAAAATTCTCAATGTCGGTCTCGGTCCCCACCCTTCTCACTTTGATTATGCAAGTCAATTTCCACAAAATATTCTCACAGGTTCGAATTTTGTCCCTAATGCTCTGTTTTTCATGTTGTCGCACAATTATTATGCTTCAATGGGTGGCTATTTTATGATATCACCTCCGTCTTGAGTATTTTCTACTCCACCACGGAGCATGCCATCAAGCGAAGCTAGGCATGCGAGTTTGGGAGGATCTGGATCCAATAGAGAGCCCTCAACATCATTTTCAATACCAAACTCTCAATTTCCACCGCGTTCGAAGACTCTcgggataaaaaaaatatttacctcGAGGATGGTGAAGATGATGGCAAAGAAAATAATGCCCCTCGCAATAAAATGAAGTTGATGTGGTGAACCGAGGAGGAGATGTCTTGCAAGAGCTTGTGTTCTACTACCAACTACCCAAATCCCATAGTGGGTAATCAGAGCCGTATCTGTGTTGAATGAGGCCTGAaacgaaaaatgaaaaatgggcCCTCTTGTTGCAGTAATAACTATAAAATTCAATTtccaaataacaaatataataataagtatataaatatatcaaaaccaatatattacatcaataacaactcaataaatatttaaaataactacaTAAATACTATTCGTCTAGTTTTTTTAGAGacgaaaatatttatcaaatttgtgTAATCCAATTGTCAGACTATTTCTTTCTCAATCGACAACATAGTTAACTCATTTAGTCTATCTTGCGATATTGTTGATCGAAGATAATTATCCTAGAAACTACACTTTTAGTCTCTATAATTGTAAAAACTACAAAGGCGcgcataaaatttatataaaactcataattcaattataactcattaaaaaatttaaatcatacgatGTGTACTttagttatatatttaattaacatgatCTCTAAACATATTATAATGCACATATCACAAGtaaatttcattttcagtaAGGATGTTTTAATAGAATAATCTACNTTGGCCTCATAAAAGGTACGGCTATGTGGGTAATGCATAAAATAATAAGCATTTCTTGCAAACCACAACCACCTACTACAATGACATTTGGCCTGTGAGTACGCCTGTGAGAGAATGGACACGATAAAGTCAAATTACTATCAGGTTATGCCAAATCTCGGTAATTTTTTGGGATGATAcaacaattttttgaaaaatcggACTAGTAATCAAAGTAACGCTGATGTTTTAGCCGCTACATATGTTATGTGGAAAAATATACACAAAAATAAGACGTCCAAGCATGAACACGTGGAAGACTGTAAAAGAGTGCGAGAAATAGAGTGACCCAGAAAGTGTTTCAAACCgcaaaaaaacaatattatttaCTCACTTGAAAAATTGAGTTTATGTGTTTTTTAACTTCAAATTCTATTATATCTTTTCGTTCAAATCCAAAAACTTGTTTAATGCggattctgatttttcaaaagtgattatgatatttagataaattaattgaaatttcTGGACACTCTTATCCTCAATATTTTTGTCTAatccaaaattataaatttcattcATGTTCACAATAACCATCAAACCATATGTTTTGCAAACAATCCAATAAgaatatttttggtattttgctaaaaaaattagtattatAATAACTAATTTACGAAACGCTCtaactttaaaaaatattgattttcacTTTTATTTTTGAACACTAttcatttatgatttttttcatttcttctcaATCCATGGATTTAAACACTTATATAGAAAAAATTACTAATACTTCCTTAATATTTTCAATTATCTTTACATAAAAAATGTATATACAAAATTATCTCTTATAATAATCATCaatgatttttatttcttattttttgccaagttttttttttgagtaaccacgtttttatattatatatatttttttaatattgatttagTACATGAACATCCCTGTGTTCAAGTAGAATCGGGTCCAAACCAACCGGCCGTAGCACACCCGGTACTTGTATGCCACCATACCCATATAAACTAGATCCGATTtccatttaattttatttacgaTTTCTGAAACCGAAACACAGATTCAGTCCAGTCGCCTCTCCTCCGTCGATGCATTCAACATTACACTGAAAATTCTCCATCTCGAAGATGTATATGGCATACGGATGGCCGCAGGTCATCCCCCTGCAACTACCAGATTGCCCCTCCACAAAACGGATCGTTTACCTCAAAGTTGTCAATCGCTTGCTTCTCGTCGTCTCCCCGACTCACCTCGAGCTCTGGTCTTCATCTCAGGTATTTTTCATTCGTTTGTGtgtgtttgatttaatttttttttcccttcctTCCATTGGGTTGGATATTGGTTgggtttaattttatttgttttttttttaaattctcaGCATAGAGTGAGGTTGGGGAAGTACACGAGAGACGCGGATTCGGTTCGGAGAGAGGGGGAGAACTTGCAAGCTGTTTGGAGCCAAGATACGAAGCTCATTGCCATTATTGNACATATTATAATGCACATATCACAAGtaaatttcattttcagtaAGGATGTTTTAATAGAATAATCTACAAATATAAATGTGTATTTATAAAGaagatttgaaatgaaaataaagcataattaatgaataaaattactTACCTTCAGGCTTAGAAGAAGTAGGGGACCGTAAACTTTATTTGTTGAATGAGAACGAAATAAGGGTTGAGATTTGGGGTGAGTTAGAGAACAAATAATATATANATCTCGGTAATTTTTTGGGATGATAcaacaattttttgaaaaatcggACTAGTAATCAAAGTAACGCTGATGTTTTAGCCGCTACATATGTTATGTGGAAAAATATACACAAAAATAAGACGTCCAAGCATGAACACGTGGAAGACTGTAAAAGAGTGCGAGAAATAGAGTGACCCAGAAAGTGTTTCAAACCgcaaaaaaacaatattatttaCTCACTTGAAAAATTGAGTTTATGTGTTTTTTAACTTCAAATTCTATTATATCTTTTCGTTCAAATCCAAAAACTTGTTTAATGCggattctgatttttcaaaagtgattatgatatttagataaattaattgaaatttcTGGACACTCTTATCCTCAATATTTTTGTCTAatccaaaattataaatttcattcATGTTCACAATAACCATCAAACCATATGTTTTGCAAACAATCCAATAAgaatatttttggtattttgctaaaaaaattagtattatAATAACTAATTTACGAAACGCTCtaactttaaaaaatattgattttcacTTTTATTTTTGAACACTAttcatttatgatttttttcatttcttctcaATCCATGGATTTAAACACTTATATAGAAAAAATTACTAATACTTCCTTAATATTTTCAATTATCTTTACATAAAAAATGTATATACAAAATTATCTCTTATAATAATCATCaatgatttttatttcttattttttgccaagttttttttttgagtaaccacgtttttatattatatatatttttttaatattgatttagTACATGAACATCCCTGTGTTCAAGTAGAATCGGGTCCAAACCAACCGGCCGTAGCACACCCGGTACTTGTATGCCACCATACCCATATAAACTAGATCCGATTtccatttaattttatttacgaTTTCTGAAACCGAAACACAGATTCAGTCCAGTCGCCTCTCCTCCGTCGATGCATTCAACATTACACTGAAAATTCTCCATCTCGAAGATGTATATGGCATACGGATGGCCGCAGGTCATCCCCCTGCAACTACCAGATTGCCCCTCCACAAAACGGATCGTTTACCTCAAAGTTGTCAATCGCTTGCTTCTCGTCGTCTCCCCGACTCACCTCGAGCTCTGGTCTTCATCTCAGGTATTTTTCATTCGTTTGTGtgtgtttgatttaatttttttttcccttcctTCCATTGGGTTGGATATTGGTTgggtttaattttatttgttttttttttaaattctcaGCATAGAGTGAGGTTGGGGAAGTACACGAGAGACGCGGATTCGGTTCGGAGAGAGGGGGAGAACTTGCAAGCTGTTTGGAGCCAAGATACGAAGCTCATTGCCATTATTGTAAGTGTCGGATCACTTActgaattaaattttaatctgtttcacaaaatgaTGTGATCATTTGTTATGGTGATCCATGAAGGTTGTAattaatttttctgaaattgaaTGCTTCCTGTCACACTAGAAAGTGACATGTAATTACTTGTCGAACCAACTGCGAACTGACAAATATATTATTAGTTCATCTCGTGATTCCCGATTGAACTATTTGTAATCTAGAAAAAAAGATCGAGAGAGGGCAACCTAAAGATGGCAAGTCAGAGATTTGGTGTCCTGATTTCTTGAATTGGAggaaaagttaaaattttttttttggtggtaATTAAAAATCTGTATCATGAGGTGTTACCTATCTTTAAAGTTAAATGAGAATACCTTTTACAAAATTGCTTATGTTTGAGTTGGGATACTGATTGTTGCCTGGTTTAATGAAAATGAACTTTAGGTTGAGTAGCTGTAGCCTAATTAATGCGACTGATGCAGCTTCGTAAAATAAAGGTTACTCTGCTATACCTCATGGCAATCTGCTTACCCATAATAAATTTGGTTCCCCAATCCTATCTGTAAATCATTCATTTTCGGTGCTTGGATGCTATAGTGGTGCTTGGATACCGTAGTTGTTAAGATGATGGAACCATTTGTCATTAGATTAAAATGATACAGTGGAATAGGTATgttgtattttaaattgaaattcttttattttactaGGTTTATGTAGTGTAAATTTAGGAAAACTTAAATGGACTGATAATTGTATCATGTTTAGTGGTTGTTGATCACTTAACTTCTGCTCCCTTTTTGCAGACTTCGTTCTTCTATCTTCACATATTTAAGGTTCAGATCACAGAAAAGAAAATACATATTGGTGGGAAGCAACCAACTGGTTTATTTCTTGTGAATATATCATTACTTCTCAGTGAGCAAGTCCCCTTTGTTAATAAGAATTTGACAGTGTAAGCACAAagtctaattaattatttctgCCTCCAAACAAAAACTAGGTTCATGCATAACAGACATCTTTGGATGATATGTTCTATGCTCTGTTGTTCTAGTCCAAAACTCCAactaatgttattaaattttaccATACCCTTGGGAACAATGTGCTTGTTCGCAGAATTTGTTTGTTTTACTAATGGGTGCACGTGGATGGAATATTTGATACATGTGCCATTGTTATCCAATTTGATTTGgctgtatatatattttttgatccATATACGGCCGCGTATATCTGTTTTCCGTAACTAACACTATGGTTATCCTATTCAAGCAACTTTCTTTTATGATTTCAAAAGTTAAAAGAAATATATTAAAGAGAGAAAGCTCTTAGGTAATGCTTAATGGTGTTTTTGAGAATTTTgtgaaaacattttcaaaaagtATTTTTGGGACATTTAATTGAAGGACGTCACATgtgtttgggtttattttctatttttcttgaaggaaaatATTTCAACTACATATGAACCcatattttagttattttaatGGTATAGaatatgtttaaatattttaaaatatagtattAGGATTAGAAGTGATAAACCCTTCCTTAAATTTCTTatcttcatgattttttttattttttttccatgtATGAATGTTAGGAGCAACATTATTTGTGATAGCAAACACATACTGATCGGACTCTCTGATGGAGCATTGTATAACATATCTTGGAAGGGTGAGGTATGTGATTTGGcatgatattttttcatgtctCTCTAGACGTTTTAAGCAAATATCCTTAAATACTTTATTGCCAGAATAATCTAATTACAGTGTGcatattctaatttttttcttctgTAATTATTCTTaactaatttttcttatattgAGTTAAACCTTTagaaaaccaaataaaattgcTCATTATTCATACAGTTTGGTGATGCATTTTATCTTGACACACGGCTGAATGATAATGCTGCTGCCAATACATTATCTTATCCCTTGGGCAATGTTCAGGCTTCTTGTGAAACTCAAGGCATTCATGGATCCAACCATATGAACAATCCTGTCTTGCAGAAATCTGCTGTAATTCAACTTGAATATTCCATTTCTTTTAGGTTGCTAACTGTGTTGTTTTCTGATGGTGAACTCGTGCTATGCTCTGTGAGCAAGAAAGGTCTTAGACATACTGAATCTATCAGAGTGGAAAGAAGGTTGTCTTCTGGTGATGTTGTATGTGCATCAATGGCTACAGAGCAACAGATTCTTGCTGCTGGAACTAGAAAAGGCGTCGTTGATCTATACGACCTTGCAGATTCAGCCTCACTGATTCGCTCTGTTTCTTTATCCGATTGGGGGTAAGCCTTTTTAATAGCTTGCAGGAATTGGAATGTTTTACGCATGCTTGTCATTTGGCCATTACCTCTTATTTCCTGGATTCTTCGaaattaaactttaaattttcaCCTACTCCAACTAGTTGATGTGTATTTCTTGTATAAGCAATTTAATGGGTCTCCAACCTATTTACTTTGAGTGTATGATAGAATTTTTGCTTTGTTTAAGAGATAATCATGTGCATGATACACATTTCTAAGTGGTAGATTAAAGATCTGGACTCTGGATGACTGAAAACTTTTAGTTAATAGTGATTTAGAAGACTTGCTAATCTACACGATTAATAGGTCGACCTTCAAATCTAAAAATCGAATTTCCTTTATAGATGAATTGGTTAATGTGTTAGAAATTTGTGGTCAAATTTGATGTTAAACTTGTTAAAGATTGTATAAATATTGCAGGCATATGTGGTCCGATATTTCTAGCTAATTGTGCAGggagcatatatatatatatgtgcttAAAAGGTTTTGATTCATGTCTGTTTAAAGGTCTTCCAGAGAACTTATTGTCATCATTCTATTTTAAACAGACTTTTAGTATCTGTTATGGTTGCCACCTTTAGTGTACCGCTAGAAGTTAATGCATGTCTGTTTAAAGTTCTCCCATAGAACTTATTACCATCATTCTAATTTAAACAGATTTTTAGTATATGTTATGGTTACCACCTTTAGTGTACTGCTAGAAGTTTATGCAGATCAGACATATGATTAGCTGAAAGTTCATCAAGTTTCTATTCCTAAAATTTCAGTATCATCGGcctaatattatgatttaagttCACTTTTGAACCATACAGAATGAGCTGAATGTCTTCATGTGGTCTTATCGCAGATATTCGGTGGAAGACACTGGTCCTGTCAATTGTATTGCATGGACCCCTGATAACTCTGTGTTTGCCGTTGGATGGAAGTTAAGAGGACTTACAGTTTGGTCTGTTTCTGGTTGTCGTTTGATGTCTACAATCAGTCAAATAGGTATGAGTTCTGTTTCGTCTCCCGTGGTTAAGCCAAATCAGGATTTCAAGTATGAACCCATGATGGGCGGCACCACGCTGATGCAATGGGATGAGTACGGATATAGATTATATTCAATTGAAGAAAGATCATCAGAGAGAATTATCGTGTTCTCTTTTGGGAAATGCTGCCTTAACAGAGGTGTTTCTGTTACAACCTATGTACGGCAAATTATCTATGGTGAAGACCGCTTGCTTCTTGTGCAGTCAGAAGATACTGATGAACTGAAGATCTTTCACCTCAATCTTCCAGTTATGTATCAAATAGACGCCTTTTCCTCCATGCCTTTATTTGTTGCTTCTGATTGACTATGCATTATACCAGGTTTCTTATATGTCCCAAAACTGGCCTGTTCTACATGTTGCTGCTAGTAGGGATGGAATGTACTTGGCAGTAGCAGGGCTTCATGGCTTAATCTTGTATGACATACGCCTGAAGCGGTGGAGAGTATTTGGAGATATTACTCAAGAACAAAGAATTCAGTGCAGAGGGTTGTTATGGCTCGGAAAAATTATCGTGGTCTGCAATTATGTGGACTCTTCCGATATGTGAGAAATTAACGCACTGAAGATTTTCTTCAGTGTCTGTTTATATGGATTTGTTGTTAAAATGTCTCTCTAAAGTTAGCCATTGCCAATGCTGGTTGCTTAGAATCTATTAAACATGATTGAGATGAAAATGCATTTTTATTGagaattttctggtgagatatttttttagaaacatttttcatttttatgaagAATGATTCTCCACCAAGTCACTCCTTTTTGTATTTTAGTATTGAAGCCCAGTAGTTTCTCTTCTACTAAAAAACTTCGACAAACAGATTAAATAATATCCTGGAGTAGGTGAATTACTTTTTCTACCGAAATATGGGCCTTCAGATTGGAACTAAACTCGGTTGTGGTATCCTTGCTATAATACTCATGTTATTTGTTTGCTTCTAGTGATTTTAATTCTCTTGCTTGGTTACCATTCCATACTGTAATATTTGTTGTTAAATAAATTGTAAGCATAGCTTTATCTAGTTTACCAGTTCTTCTTAGTATTATGAAATGTTGTGGAAGCTGAAATGAAAGTCATAGTGATGGATTcaactttaaatttttagacGGACATGTCGTGGCAGAAATTGAAAAATAGAAATGATGTGAGGAAATTGATACTAAATTATTTGTGTCTATGTTTCATAAATTTTTGTGGAAGTTGTAGTTGAGCCCATATTTCGGTGGAAAGTATTTCTTTACATGTGTGTGACAATTAGGAGTGTGTGGATGAGTTCCAAATATCCATGAtgtgtaaattttttttgcaaaGTGTAGTATCAAATGACTTGGAAGCATTGTTGAAATAAGTTGGTTTGAATGACTATAATGACTTATGTATATTGCTGGAAAATAAGaattaacaaataattaatttgatagtTCCTCACGTCGAACTTATCTTTTATCGATGGTGCGATTTTTCTTCTATGTACACTTTTTCATAGTTTTTTCTGgattttatatttgtttttttgtggCAGCTAAGCAAGTTAATGCCAATTCATGTGTCACTTGATTTTTACTCCCCATTTCATCAGAATGATTGGTGATTGCAGGTATGAATTGCT
This genomic window from Primulina huaijiensis isolate GDHJ02 chromosome 7, ASM1229523v2, whole genome shotgun sequence contains:
- the LOC140980781 gene encoding uncharacterized protein: MYMAYGWPQVIPLQLPDCPSTKRIVYLKVVNRLLLVVSPTHLELWSSSQHRVRLGKYTRDADSVRREGENLQAVWSQDTKLIAIIXHIIMHISQVNFIFSKDVLIE